The Metasolibacillus fluoroglycofenilyticus region GTTGTTTGAGCTAAATCACCTTTATTAAACTTTTCTTCAACTATTTCAAATGCTACACGAGACGGTAAATTTTCAGGGAAGTTTTTTACAGAGTTAAATTCATAATCTAAATTAAATACATTTATTGCGGTTAATACTAAAAATAGTAATACTGTACCACCAACTAAACCTGGCTTTGTTACAACAAATTTAGCAATCGGTCCCCAAATTCCATGTTTAACTTCCTTTTCCTCACCATATATAGGTACTTTAGGCCAAAATGCTTTTCGTCCAAACAATGCAAATAGTGCAGGTATGAGTGTCACAGAAGCAATCATTATAATAATCATCGCCGCACCAAATACCGGTGCGAAGTTTTGGTAATCCCGGAAATTAGCAAAGTACAAAATAATCATCGCTGCAAATACAGTACCACCTGCGAATAATACTGGTGTTGCAGTTGCACGCATCGCTACTCTCATTGCTTCATATTTATCTTCATAATAATTTAACTCTTCACGATAACGAGAGAAAACAAATAATGAGTAATCAATAACTGCTGCAAACAATAAAATGCTCATTATTGATGTTGTAGCATTATTGATTTCAAGTCCTCCCATACCTAGTAAAGCCACTGTTTGGTTAACAATTTGATATACTACTACCGTTGCAAATAGTGGAATTATTGCCAATAACGGAGAGCGATAAATGATAATTAATAAAGCCAAAATGATTGCGATTGTTGCAAATAATAGCTTTAAGTCTGCTGATTCAAATAACTTTACTGTATCACCCGCAATACCTGCTGGACCAGTAATATAGAAGTTTATATTTAATCTTTGAGCAATTTTAATGCCTAATTCTGTAGTTTTATCATTAATTTCTGCATATTCTGCGTTTCCTAAACCTGCTTTAAGATTCATAGGAACAATCAATGTCGTTTTATCTTCTGATAAAAATGCTGATAATGCTTGTGGTGGTAATTTTGAAATATCAACAATACTTTCTATGCCCTCAAAGTTTTCCTGTTTAATTCCATCAATAATTGTAATAGCATCTTGTATTTGTAGTTCTCCTTGTGGATTATGGAATACATATATCCCAGGTGTCCCCTGATCTTTCGGGAAATACTCATCTAATTTAATTTGTGCAACCATAGACTGAGCGTCACTTGGTAGCGATTGAAAATTAGTTACTTTATAATCTCCTAATTTCGGTCCTGCACTAATGCCTATCATTAATACTAACCAAAGTATAACAGTTATCCATGCGCCCTTTTTTGTAGCTACTCTATCTGTTAATGATTTTATGAAATTCATTGTTGTCCTCCTTTGCATAACTTTTTTAAGTATAGAACCTTTATATAAACTTGATATAAATTTCAAAGGAGGCCTATATACCTCTCTAATAATTTGTAGTTAGCTTATCCAAAAACACTAATAACAAAAATCCCTTTAGCAAAGAAATGCAACAAAGGGATTTAACGTAATATTTAATTACTACTGCTTAGCTAGAGCAACTCATCGAATAGGGTTTTCAAAGTTCCAGTTCGTATATATGACTGCTGCAGTAACTGGATTTGCGGACGTATCTTCTGTAAAGCCACCGATTAGATTCCCTACTCTAAATGTAGGCTCAAATAATTGCTCCTCTTTAGGTGCTGCTGTTGGTCCATCTATCCCTAACTCTGTTTCATCTGTCACAACTACTATCATTCCGTTATCCAATGTAAAGCTTAGACCATCTGCTCCGACCTCTGTGATAAAGCCTTCAATATTTAGCAATACGCTGGCGGCGGGCGCTGTATGGTCCACTACAATTCTTTCCGTCAAATCTAACGCTTTATCGTGATTTATATTTGTTAAAGCAGCTATAGCAATTACTGCGCAGGATGCTACACTTCCAACTATCAATTTTAAGTTTTTCATAAAACCCCTCTTTTCTTTTTGCTCATATTCCATCATCTCTTTTTGCATTTTGCTTTTAAATTCTTCGGAAGCATGAATCTGCTTCATCACATTCTTATAAGCATTCATCACACTTTACTCCCTTCGTCCAAAATCATTTTTAACTTCAATCGTGCCCTTCTCAGCTTTGAACCTACAGTATTTGCTTTCATCTCTAATAAATCGGCAATTTCAGTAGTCGTGTATCCTTCATAATAATGTAAATAAACAATGACCCTATCCTTTGGGTCAAGCTCAAAAATTTCAGGGAGTACCATCTGCTCCTCTTTTGCGATAAACGTCATTTCTTCTGTTATCGGTACCGTCTTCTTAACGCGAGAAGACTTAAAATAATCCTTGCATTTATTAAATGTCACTTTTATGAGCCATGCCTTTAAATGCCCTTCATGATTGAAAGATTTTGTCTGTCTCATTAGTGTCATATAGACCTCTTGAACAATATCCTCCGCCTCAGACATACTTTTGGTCTGCTGCACAGCAATTCGTATTAGAGTATCGCTATATGTTTGAACAATGTCGTGAATACGTAAGCCGGCGAACGTTCTCATACCTAACCTCCTTCACCTCATAATACGATTCATATTCGTTTATTCGTGCAATAGATAAATTATTTTATTTTTCTTAATATAAGTAAATTGATAAACTATTCATATAGGACGAGATTAGGGAACTAGCGTAGATGCTATTAACGATGCTTATGTGGAACGGTTTTCTATGAGACGTGCTGCCGACCTAGATGGAATGGTAGGACCTGCTTTATTCCTAATTAGTGACGACGCTTCCTATGTAAATGGGGCAAGTCTATTAGTTGATGGCGTCTGGGTAATCTCTGGTTATCCATATTTAAGCAATTTCACGTAATAAATATGGAAATCGACTACAATTAGGAAATGAGCAGGGGGGAGTTTTTTCGTTGAATTAAGACGATGTTTGAATTCAATACTACCTGTAAGTGCTTTAGCTGCGCTTTCTTGTATAAATACTTATTTTTCTAGTTGGTTTTTCGCCTCTTGTACAATAAACCTAATTAAAAAATCTTGCGTAATGCTTTTGACATTATCGCCATATTGAAAGTCATCTATCATTTCACTTATTTCATACCAGATACCTACTTTTTCGTTAGCAAAATGTTCCCGTATCACTTGATAAATCTCATATCCAATATTTATCGCATTATTGGCATCTAGTATTATTTGTTGTAACAAATGCTGTACGTAAAATTCCACACTTTCTTCATAGGATGGTTCCGTCAACTTTAACTCATTTAATGCCCTTTTGAAAAATTGTTCTACTTCAAAAATATTTAATGGTTCTTCCAAAGCAGCGAGGAAATTAACGGCCGGTGAAGAAAATTCATTATCTAACATTTTATAAGCCCATTCTACATAATCCACTGGCAAAATGTTGCCTTCTAATTTCTTATAATACAAAAGCTTTATATCCATTTAATACTCCTTTACTTATCGTAAGGTTCTTCGTCATAGTACTAACCGAGGTTTATAACTACTTTTATTGATTCTTATCAAGACCACTTACAAGAACCATATTTTTCGAAATTCATATTATACAAGAAAGCATATTTGTACTCGTTTAACTGCTCTCGAGCAACGGCTTTTATACTTCTTATCTTTCGAAAACAAAAAAAGAAGGTGTTTATAATTCAGAATTCCAAGTATCTAGATATTTTATCTAAACTAGGTATTGAGGGTGCACACCCCGGTGGTATTAATCTGACAAAGGAAATACTCAAAAGGGAGAATATTAACAAAAACTCTTACATTTTAGATGTAGGGTGTGGCACCGGTCAAACTGCAGCCTATTTAGCTTACAAATATGGAGCAAAAGTAACTGGTATAGATATTAGTCCAACAATGGTTGCAAAGGCCAGGAGGAGAATGAAAAAAAATCATTTACCTATAAAAATAATTCAAGGCTCCGCTGAGAAAATTCCATTACCAAATAATCTTTTTGATTTTATTATTTCTGAATCTGTCCTTTCTTTTGTAAATAAACCAAAAGCTCTTAAAGAAATCTTTCGGTTATTAAAAATTGGGGGTCGTTTCATTGCAATTGAACATACGATTAACGAGCGACTAAAGAAAGAAGAGGAAAACGAAATCAAACAATTTTATGGATTTGATTCCCTTACTATGAAAAAAGATTGGGTGGCATTAATGAAACAGGCCGGTTTCGAACATATTCGTATACAAAAAAACACATCCATCGATTCAATGCTTAATATCCATTATTTCAATGATATTGAACCTGAATTTTATGACATTATGCGAAAACATTTTAATATCCTTTCCAAATATGAAGGAAAATTGAGCTATAGAATTTATTCATGTACAAAATAAGTCGGAATTTTCCTGAAAGCAATTTAACCATTTCACTTTGTTCTTAGCCTTGTGATAGGCTTATCGAAAAAGAAATCAAAATAGCTTTTTTAAAACTAACATCACAAAGGCCACTTAAAGTGCTGATATATCAGCGTTCTAAGTGGCTTTTTTACAAACCTTAATCGTGGTGGAGTTCACCGTATTATGAATGGCATTTTTTAATGGAATTATAAAACAACCACTGAGATTTGCTCTAGTGGTTGTTTTCATAAACCGCACTTACTTATGGTAAGGTTCACCGTGATGTGGGTAAGTGAGGTTTATAATTATATATGTTTCATTAGCTCTTGATATCGATGATCAGATGCAACTTTATCTAATCTAGAAGAAGGGAATTGAGCTATAAAATCTAATACGGCGTTAATATGAGGGTCTGTAGTTTTCG contains the following coding sequences:
- a CDS encoding MMPL family transporter; translated protein: MNFIKSLTDRVATKKGAWITVILWLVLMIGISAGPKLGDYKVTNFQSLPSDAQSMVAQIKLDEYFPKDQGTPGIYVFHNPQGELQIQDAITIIDGIKQENFEGIESIVDISKLPPQALSAFLSEDKTTLIVPMNLKAGLGNAEYAEINDKTTELGIKIAQRLNINFYITGPAGIAGDTVKLFESADLKLLFATIAIILALLIIIYRSPLLAIIPLFATVVVYQIVNQTVALLGMGGLEINNATTSIMSILLFAAVIDYSLFVFSRYREELNYYEDKYEAMRVAMRATATPVLFAGGTVFAAMIILYFANFRDYQNFAPVFGAAMIIIMIASVTLIPALFALFGRKAFWPKVPIYGEEKEVKHGIWGPIAKFVVTKPGLVGGTVLLFLVLTAINVFNLDYEFNSVKNFPENLPSRVAFEIVEEKFNKGDLAQTTVLVTGEGLTQEQLQEITTNFLEKEDISSARPSGLSDNGKYGKITVSLKENPYSIEAIEFLGELRDEYATYRLSNNKEVELSYAGTTAKLVDEQQVNNQDIIKIVILETLLILLLLLVLTRSIKMPIYMMATILISFVSALGLGIFLVDALFGFDAISTRAPVYAFIFLVALGIDYNIILVSRFLEERKYQNVKDALEIAIRNTGGVISSAGIILAATFAALMTMPITDLFIFGFIVAIGIIIDTFLVRGMLLPSLILFFEKDSK
- a CDS encoding class I SAM-dependent methyltransferase, which gives rise to MFIIQNSKYLDILSKLGIEGAHPGGINLTKEILKRENINKNSYILDVGCGTGQTAAYLAYKYGAKVTGIDISPTMVAKARRRMKKNHLPIKIIQGSAEKIPLPNNLFDFIISESVLSFVNKPKALKEIFRLLKIGGRFIAIEHTINERLKKEEENEIKQFYGFDSLTMKKDWVALMKQAGFEHIRIQKNTSIDSMLNIHYFNDIEPEFYDIMRKHFNILSKYEGKLSYRIYSCTK
- a CDS encoding RNA polymerase sigma factor, encoding MRTFAGLRIHDIVQTYSDTLIRIAVQQTKSMSEAEDIVQEVYMTLMRQTKSFNHEGHLKAWLIKVTFNKCKDYFKSSRVKKTVPITEEMTFIAKEEQMVLPEIFELDPKDRVIVYLHYYEGYTTTEIADLLEMKANTVGSKLRRARLKLKMILDEGSKV